The Candidatus Nitrosocaldus cavascurensis genome segment ATGGAGGTGTAGATGGAGAGGTTAGTGGTATTGGTATTGGTAGTATGGAGAATGGTGGGGATAGGAGTGGTGTAGGGGGTGTAGAGGTAGAGGGAGATGGTCAGGGTAAAGGGAAAGAAGAAAGGTAAGGGAAAGGGAGAGGTAAAGAGTGGATACAAGGCTAAGGATAGGGATAAAGCCAAGGGTTATGATAAGAGTAGAGGTAGATATAGTAGAGAGAAAGGTAGGGTCAGGGGTAGAAGCAGAAGTATAAGTAAGGAACGCAACAGCAGTAGCAGCAGTAGTAGTAGCAGTAAGATGGTTAGCAGTAATAGCAATAGGATTACAGGTAGTGGGAAGATGATGAGGAGGGGGAAGAAGAAGGAGCAGATTTATAGAGAGAGGGTTGGATCGAAGGATACTGATGTTATAAAGGTTATGGGGAGTTACAGTTACAAGGGTGTAAGCAATAACAGTAGTAGGATCTCTATGAAGAGAGTTGAGGGGGAAGGGGTTGATGCAGGTAAGATGGATGTTAAAGATAAGGTTAAAGGTGATGTTAAGAAGGGGTCTGTTGCAGCAGAGGAGAGGAAGGCTAGTACTATAAGCAGCAACAGTAGCAACAGCAACAGTAGCAGGCTCAGCACTGGTACTGGTACTGGTATGAAGAGGAAAGATATAGAGTCGCAGAGGGAGAAGAGGAACAAGGTTAAGACCATGCTTGTAGAGTTGGGGAAGAAGATATACAGCGATCTTGACAATGGTATATTCCCAGAGGTGTATATACCAAGCAGATCTGTAGCAAACATAGTGTATGATAAGAGGTTGAGGCAGTACGTTCTAGGCGATGCAAAGATAGTAAGATCTGCAAAGAATATAAGGCATCTAAGATCCTTCACACAACTCATCTGGCTTGCATTCTTTGTTGATAAGTTGGTTAATGAAGGAAAGACTAGCACTCTAAGGGATGTGTACTACTCTGCCCAAGCATTCAATATAGACTTTGAGGATCAGGCAGAGTCTGATCACATAATAACAGATCTTGAAGCAGTACTCTCACTTGCAAGAGAAGACTTCAACATATACCCTGAGGAGAGGAGCAGTATATTTGGAGATCTAACGATAGAGTATACAGTGCCAGGGTATGAGGGGAAGAGGCTCAACCTATCAGACCATCCAGATGGTTACCTTATAGGCCCAAGTTTAAGCAGTGCAGAGTTTATAGATACTAGTGCAGAGATGGTCCTTGCTGTAGAGAAGGGAGGTATATTTACAAGGTTTGTAGAGGAGAATGTGCATAAGAGGTTCAAGGCAATAATAGTTGATACTGCTGGCCAAGCACCAAGATCAACAAGGTACTTGCTTATGAGGCTCAACAGAGAGCTCAACCTCCCTGTATACATCCTTACAGATGGGGATGTGTATGGAGAGCATATAGCAATGGTGATAAAGTCTGGTTCAGCAAATGCAGCACACCTTAGAGAACTCACAGTACCAGATGCAAAGTGGATAGGAGTATGGGCTAGTGATATCCAGAAGTATAGACTTCCAACAGATCCTATGACTGAGCAGGATGTGAAGAGATGTCATGAACTCAAGCAAGATCCTAGATATCAGTCTGATATATGGAGGAGTGAACTAGAACTCTTCCTTAAGATGAGGAGGAAGAGCGAGTTGGAGGCATTTGCAAAGTATGGCTTGACTAAGATAACTGATGACTATCTGCCAGAGAAGCTTGAGATGGCAAAGAGTTTATAGCAATGGTGTTAGCGTTGTTCCTTCTATCTCTATAGGGTAAATAAAACCATCATTATATACCTGAACTCTAACTAGCAGTCACCGTTGATCAATAAATCGATCACATCAACTT includes the following:
- a CDS encoding DNA topoisomerase IV subunit A, which translates into the protein MKRKDIESQREKRNKVKTMLVELGKKIYSDLDNGIFPEVYIPSRSVANIVYDKRLRQYVLGDAKIVRSAKNIRHLRSFTQLIWLAFFVDKLVNEGKTSTLRDVYYSAQAFNIDFEDQAESDHIITDLEAVLSLAREDFNIYPEERSSIFGDLTIEYTVPGYEGKRLNLSDHPDGYLIGPSLSSAEFIDTSAEMVLAVEKGGIFTRFVEENVHKRFKAIIVDTAGQAPRSTRYLLMRLNRELNLPVYILTDGDVYGEHIAMVIKSGSANAAHLRELTVPDAKWIGVWASDIQKYRLPTDPMTEQDVKRCHELKQDPRYQSDIWRSELELFLKMRRKSELEAFAKYGLTKITDDYLPEKLEMAKSL